A genomic window from Melopsittacus undulatus isolate bMelUnd1 chromosome 7, bMelUnd1.mat.Z, whole genome shotgun sequence includes:
- the LOC101872406 gene encoding general transcription factor IIE subunit 1-like isoform X1 codes for MEEQNVITEVPAALKQLAKYIVRGFYGAEHSLALDLLIRYPCIKEDDLLQLLKYERKQLRVILNTLKADKFVKLRMRVETGPNGKSTRHNYYYINYKVLVDVIKYKMDHIRRKIEANERNSTTRFSFKCPSCSSTYTDLEVNQLFDVFTETFHCTYCNTEVEEDASALLKRDTQTLLAKFNEQMEPVFVLLRETEDIALPYELLEPQPTEIPELSGSFDQKVGSSALKSCSQPEKRASRRSSYSNMYTQNFVIDVQDSEHKKKMREKPTKKQPIWMSQSTVEGATRTANNSVAVNASEETEESGKETVIDNEILKTLLFHEPKLSSSTDKAPVDKSKPPSGSDVSESEGDAKHSRAAGMEVAGSNFEQEQEEQETQGPILMVAGQPHSYGEVNENPELVSLMTNEEREKYIKVGQEMFQSVFE; via the exons ATGGAAGAGCAAAACGTTATCACAGAGGTCCCGGCAGCCCTAAAACAATTGGCCAAATACATAGTGCGTGGCTTCTATGGAGCAGAGCACTCCCTGGCCCTTGATCTGCTGATCCGCTACCCCTGCATCAAAGAGGATGACCTGTTACAGCTGCTCAAGTACGAACGTAAGCAACTGCGTGTTATCCTCAATACGCTCAAGGCAGACAAGTTTGTGAAGCTGCGTATGCGAGTTGAAACAGGGCCTAATGGGAAGAGCACAAGACACAATTACTATTACATCAACTACAAGGTGCTGGTGGATgtgataaaatacaaaatggatCATATACGCCGCAAAATAGAAGCGAATGAGCGGAATTCAACTACCAGGTTCTCTTTTAAATGTCCGTCTTGCTCCAGCACTTACACGGACCTTGAGGTCAATCAGCTCTTTGATGTATTTACAG AGACTTTCCATTGCACTTACTGCAACACTGAAGTAGAGGAAGATGCCTCAGCACTTCTGAAGCGCGACACTCAAACCTTGCTAGCGAAATTCAATGAGCAGATGGAACCTGTCTTTGTGCTGTTGCGTGAAACTGAAGACATTGCTCTGCCATATGAGTTGCTGGAACCGCAGCCAACAGAAATACCAGAATTGTCAGGAAG CTTTGATCAGAAGGTGGGTTCAAGTGCGCTGAAATCCTGCAGCCAACCTGAGAAACGGGCCAGCAGGCGTTCCTCTTACAGCAATATGTACACTCAAAACTTCGTTATTGATGTCCAAGACTCTgagcacaagaagaaaatgagagaaaaaccAACTAAGAAGCAACCTATCTGGATGTCACAGAGCACTGTGGAAGGAGCAACAAGAACCGCCAACAACAGTGTTG CAGTAAATGCctctgaagaaactgaagaaagtgGTAAAGAAACTGTCATTGATAATGAAATCCTCAAGACTCTTCTGTTCCATGAACCCAAGCTGTCATCTAGCACAGACAAGGCTCCTGTTGACAAAAGCAAACCACCATCAGGCAGTGATGTTAGTGAGTCTGAAGGTGATGCCAAGCACTCAAGAGCAGCAGGAATGGAAGTAGCAGGCAGCAACTTTGAACAAGAGCAGGAAGAACAGGAAACACAAGGTCCTATTTTAATGGTAGCTGGTCAGCCTCATTCATATGGTGAAGTTAATGAAAATCCAGAACTTGTGTCTCTAATGACAaatgaagagagggaaaagtaTATTAAAGTAGGGCAAGAAATGTTCCAGTCTGTCTTTGAATAA
- the LOC101872406 gene encoding general transcription factor IIE subunit 1-like isoform X2, which produces MEEQNVITEVPAALKQLAKYIVRGFYGAEHSLALDLLIRYPCIKEDDLLQLLKYERKQLRVILNTLKADKFVKLRMRVETGPNGKSTRHNYYYINYKVLVDVIKYKMDHIRRKIEANERNSTTRFSFKCPSCSSTYTDLEVNQLFDVFTETFHCTYCNTEVEEDASALLKRDTQTLLAKFNEQMEPVFVLLRETEDIALPYELLEPQPTEIPELSGSFDQKVGSSALKSCSQPEKRASRRSSYSNMYTQNFVIDVQDSEHKKKMREKPTKKQPIWMSQSTVEGATRTANNSVVNASEETEESGKETVIDNEILKTLLFHEPKLSSSTDKAPVDKSKPPSGSDVSESEGDAKHSRAAGMEVAGSNFEQEQEEQETQGPILMVAGQPHSYGEVNENPELVSLMTNEEREKYIKVGQEMFQSVFE; this is translated from the exons ATGGAAGAGCAAAACGTTATCACAGAGGTCCCGGCAGCCCTAAAACAATTGGCCAAATACATAGTGCGTGGCTTCTATGGAGCAGAGCACTCCCTGGCCCTTGATCTGCTGATCCGCTACCCCTGCATCAAAGAGGATGACCTGTTACAGCTGCTCAAGTACGAACGTAAGCAACTGCGTGTTATCCTCAATACGCTCAAGGCAGACAAGTTTGTGAAGCTGCGTATGCGAGTTGAAACAGGGCCTAATGGGAAGAGCACAAGACACAATTACTATTACATCAACTACAAGGTGCTGGTGGATgtgataaaatacaaaatggatCATATACGCCGCAAAATAGAAGCGAATGAGCGGAATTCAACTACCAGGTTCTCTTTTAAATGTCCGTCTTGCTCCAGCACTTACACGGACCTTGAGGTCAATCAGCTCTTTGATGTATTTACAG AGACTTTCCATTGCACTTACTGCAACACTGAAGTAGAGGAAGATGCCTCAGCACTTCTGAAGCGCGACACTCAAACCTTGCTAGCGAAATTCAATGAGCAGATGGAACCTGTCTTTGTGCTGTTGCGTGAAACTGAAGACATTGCTCTGCCATATGAGTTGCTGGAACCGCAGCCAACAGAAATACCAGAATTGTCAGGAAG CTTTGATCAGAAGGTGGGTTCAAGTGCGCTGAAATCCTGCAGCCAACCTGAGAAACGGGCCAGCAGGCGTTCCTCTTACAGCAATATGTACACTCAAAACTTCGTTATTGATGTCCAAGACTCTgagcacaagaagaaaatgagagaaaaaccAACTAAGAAGCAACCTATCTGGATGTCACAGAGCACTGTGGAAGGAGCAACAAGAACCGCCAACAACAGTGTTG TAAATGCctctgaagaaactgaagaaagtgGTAAAGAAACTGTCATTGATAATGAAATCCTCAAGACTCTTCTGTTCCATGAACCCAAGCTGTCATCTAGCACAGACAAGGCTCCTGTTGACAAAAGCAAACCACCATCAGGCAGTGATGTTAGTGAGTCTGAAGGTGATGCCAAGCACTCAAGAGCAGCAGGAATGGAAGTAGCAGGCAGCAACTTTGAACAAGAGCAGGAAGAACAGGAAACACAAGGTCCTATTTTAATGGTAGCTGGTCAGCCTCATTCATATGGTGAAGTTAATGAAAATCCAGAACTTGTGTCTCTAATGACAaatgaagagagggaaaagtaTATTAAAGTAGGGCAAGAAATGTTCCAGTCTGTCTTTGAATAA